A portion of the Tindallia magadiensis genome contains these proteins:
- a CDS encoding DUF4268 domain-containing protein, translating to MFLIDKEKNEAVSISKKSFQELEFRERKHLQEWICKNTDILGERLLIIQKEFSGFDDTKERLDLLAIDENGSLVIIENKLDDSGRDVVWQSLKYASYCSGLTKSDIKDIFQRYLDEQGNNEYAEKVLCEFLGIEDFSEVELNSDDQRIIMIAANFRKEVTSTAMWLLDHHIKIKCIKVTPYELNKQILLDTEQIIPIVDAEEYLIKIANKKQEELIHKEKKQTRHTIRIDFWTKLLQEMNEKSELFRNISPSKDNWIGCGSGYSGLAYMFVVTGNYARIELWINRGLQEENKELFDRIYTYKERIESDFGDELDWQRLDEGKGSRIAYWLKEVSVFNEEDWPQMIEFMTSSMIKFERALKGVLKDVIKK from the coding sequence ATGTTTTTGATTGACAAAGAGAAAAATGAAGCGGTATCCATCAGTAAGAAATCTTTTCAGGAGCTGGAATTTAGGGAAAGAAAGCACCTTCAGGAATGGATCTGTAAGAACACAGACATCCTGGGAGAAAGACTTTTGATCATTCAAAAAGAATTCAGTGGCTTTGATGATACCAAAGAGCGACTGGATCTTTTGGCAATTGATGAAAATGGCAGTCTGGTCATAATCGAAAACAAACTGGACGATAGCGGCAGAGATGTGGTGTGGCAGTCTCTCAAATATGCATCCTACTGTTCTGGTCTAACAAAGAGCGATATCAAAGATATTTTCCAACGGTACCTGGATGAGCAGGGCAACAATGAATATGCAGAAAAAGTGCTATGTGAGTTTCTGGGAATTGAAGATTTCAGCGAAGTAGAGCTAAACAGCGATGATCAACGAATCATTATGATTGCAGCAAACTTCAGAAAAGAAGTAACTTCCACAGCCATGTGGCTCTTGGACCACCATATCAAGATTAAATGCATCAAGGTGACACCCTATGAGCTGAACAAGCAGATTCTGCTGGATACGGAGCAAATCATTCCAATCGTGGATGCGGAGGAATATTTAATCAAGATTGCCAATAAGAAGCAGGAAGAACTGATCCACAAGGAAAAGAAGCAAACAAGGCATACCATCCGGATTGATTTTTGGACAAAGCTTCTGCAAGAGATGAACGAGAAGTCGGAGCTGTTTAGAAATATCAGCCCCTCCAAAGATAACTGGATTGGATGCGGTAGCGGTTACAGTGGCCTTGCCTATATGTTTGTTGTCACCGGCAATTATGCCCGGATTGAGCTATGGATTAATCGTGGGCTACAGGAAGAGAACAAAGAACTCTTCGACAGGATCTATACATACAAAGAGCGGATTGAATCGGACTTTGGCGATGAACTTGACTGGCAGCGGCTGGATGAAGGAAAAGGTAGTAGGATTGCTTATTGGCTGAAAGAAGTGAGCGTATTCAATGAGGAAGACTGGCCACAAATGATTGAGTTTATGACATCCAGCATGATAAAGTTTGAAAGAGCCTTGAAGGGTGTATTGAAGGATGTAATCAAGAAATAG
- a CDS encoding transposase: protein MARQMRKRSQTGIYHVMIRGNSGQTIFEHDEDYKKFLEILSETKEKTRYEIDLYAYCLMGNHVHLLIRENNMDLGDFMRRAVSKYAQ, encoded by the coding sequence TTGGCGAGACAAATGCGAAAACGAAGTCAAACCGGTATTTATCATGTGATGATTAGAGGAAATAGCGGACAAACCATTTTCGAACATGATGAGGACTACAAAAAGTTTCTTGAAATATTATCTGAAACCAAAGAAAAAACAAGGTATGAAATCGATTTATACGCTTACTGTCTAATGGGAAACCATGTTCATCTTTTGATCAGGGAGAACAACATGGATCTGGGAGATTTTATGCGACGAGCTGTTTCGAAATATGCTCAATGA
- a CDS encoding VWA domain-containing protein has translation MMNNRQGYTLLELILVISLLMVVIIASFNFLSFGRTVHQKAVSEADIQSSLRLTAEHVNQAVRYTSAAFTVPKSSFQDAGFRDPGWTYLGVTADGQVVLDKPPENEGEPRKVTVLAEAYDDVHYEIEFIPNHDSDGNIQNNIVGFMIQGFKDGRLVSEMESSTSVKNAHQVEHRGGSLDPSVALAFSMHDRGSPEFVQVSPDAYITMVIDLSGSMNWNMSGTQTSNVPLSEQRLTILRNSALDMIDKLSSLGFDVYVSLVPFGTNANNPEPFRNINDDNELNEVINFINTMQSGQQGRGGWTNTGDGIRRAYHQMKTAEIDFLNDNPEKSLNDFTRHMMVLVDGQTNRETRIATSTDYVNLGWWLFPRWRYVITSHSLYYGDGNVDINNANIPGEYTSNIVNSVISRDVPSNDNTYIEAFANLNIRNDTYTDIEGEEKQKINTFVIGFSADPNDLLSLEDIGESLNGKRFEDNDNKRFIIAADADELDFAFGDFIEEVSSSLWSISGPRLH, from the coding sequence ATGATGAATAATCGTCAAGGATATACATTATTAGAACTGATTCTAGTGATCTCTTTATTGATGGTAGTAATAATTGCTAGTTTTAATTTTTTGAGCTTTGGGAGAACGGTACATCAGAAAGCGGTTTCAGAAGCAGATATTCAGTCTTCTCTAAGACTAACAGCAGAACATGTTAATCAGGCGGTTAGATATACCAGTGCTGCTTTTACCGTTCCAAAATCAAGTTTTCAAGATGCTGGATTCAGAGATCCAGGCTGGACATATTTAGGAGTTACAGCCGATGGTCAAGTTGTACTGGATAAGCCACCTGAAAATGAGGGTGAACCAAGAAAGGTAACAGTATTAGCTGAAGCTTATGATGATGTTCACTATGAAATTGAATTTATCCCGAATCATGATAGTGATGGAAATATACAAAATAATATTGTTGGCTTTATGATTCAAGGATTCAAAGATGGGCGACTAGTTTCGGAGATGGAATCCAGTACAAGCGTTAAAAATGCTCATCAAGTTGAACATCGTGGAGGTTCTTTAGATCCATCGGTGGCATTGGCGTTTTCGATGCATGATAGAGGAAGTCCGGAGTTTGTTCAGGTAAGTCCAGATGCTTATATTACCATGGTAATTGATTTATCTGGAAGCATGAACTGGAACATGAGTGGAACACAAACCAGCAATGTACCCTTGAGTGAACAAAGGTTGACTATTTTAAGAAACTCTGCTTTAGATATGATTGATAAGTTGTCATCTCTAGGGTTTGATGTCTATGTTTCATTAGTACCCTTTGGAACGAATGCAAACAATCCTGAGCCTTTTAGAAATATAAATGATGATAACGAGCTTAATGAAGTGATTAATTTCATTAATACGATGCAAAGCGGTCAGCAGGGAAGAGGCGGATGGACCAATACTGGTGATGGGATACGAAGAGCCTATCATCAAATGAAAACAGCAGAAATAGATTTTCTAAATGATAATCCTGAGAAAAGCTTAAATGATTTTACCAGACATATGATGGTATTAGTTGATGGTCAAACCAATAGAGAGACCAGAATTGCAACTTCTACGGACTATGTAAACCTAGGGTGGTGGCTTTTTCCACGATGGCGATATGTGATTACTTCACATTCCCTGTATTATGGTGATGGAAATGTTGATATTAACAATGCAAACATACCAGGAGAATATACTAGCAATATAGTGAACTCGGTTATTTCTAGAGATGTTCCATCCAACGATAATACCTATATTGAAGCTTTTGCCAATCTGAATATTAGAAATGATACTTATACTGATATTGAAGGAGAAGAGAAGCAAAAGATAAATACTTTTGTAATAGGTTTTTCTGCCGATCCTAATGATCTTCTAAGCTTGGAAGATATAGGAGAATCATTGAATGGTAAAAGATTTGAAGACAATGACAACAAGCGTTTTATCATAGCAGCAGATGCTGATGAACTTGACTTTGCTTTCGGGGATTTTATTGAGGAAGTTTCTTCAAGTCTATGGAGTATATCGGGACCTAGATTGCATTAG
- a CDS encoding prepilin-type N-terminal cleavage/methylation domain-containing protein, with product MKNKGFTFVELIISIAIIGIMAISFLTLLSSHFTWIVATKTDITQPAFDNQSEIEEKKNKINNILLTGETPSNELFDSTMELMLFSDDFSEADYPARSNLLVYKIIEETTSREGFTTLLGETRLTPLPVPSVEITSIQLIRDGNISTDPDDYIEYYNNNVSIRSNVFLANNPQNSFYRNKHEWFVSNPGFLIPVPDETAIDIDEDWSRIYPLFPRDFSPIPANDPPIDAFMTNTLSTTRVASHPGRHMVYRVTPYSKDLKKGDELFSRPIFLSGPTYTDGLDWHLEASLLDKTDESIFNIVDDYYYLNEWVNLRPSFNNLSTYKGQPISNRRPILASVPEPGDEFYIGPEVPFQGEGLSEGSVWGRALKNDNITEKAFMRFNNFSTSSSGFTLYMVVRKVNAPLPPDDNDFILKGISTNDKSWELGWTADADSKLEWSAEFKPEDEEDPDVEYDPPQKATIEFDYDNWHVIELRVDNAPGETNIGNIRIRAHNLNHDNLNHNMEASGEYYDIDSNELDILWNGIELAEILLYNNPLSEENSDTVYLYLREKYRGL from the coding sequence TTGAAGAATAAAGGTTTTACATTTGTTGAGTTAATTATATCAATAGCGATTATTGGAATTATGGCTATTTCTTTTCTAACTTTACTATCAAGTCATTTTACATGGATTGTAGCTACGAAAACAGACATTACACAACCTGCCTTTGATAATCAAAGTGAAATTGAAGAGAAAAAAAATAAAATCAACAATATATTGTTAACGGGTGAAACTCCATCAAATGAACTTTTTGATTCAACGATGGAATTAATGTTGTTTAGTGACGATTTTTCAGAAGCTGATTATCCCGCAAGATCAAATCTTTTAGTATATAAAATAATTGAAGAAACAACTTCAAGAGAAGGGTTCACAACATTGCTGGGGGAAACAAGATTAACTCCATTGCCTGTACCAAGTGTTGAGATAACCTCTATTCAGTTGATTAGAGATGGTAACATTAGCACAGATCCGGATGATTATATTGAATACTATAATAACAATGTAAGTATTCGATCAAATGTGTTTTTAGCAAATAATCCTCAAAATAGTTTTTATAGGAATAAACATGAATGGTTTGTATCAAATCCAGGATTTTTAATACCAGTACCAGATGAAACTGCTATTGATATCGATGAAGACTGGAGCAGAATCTATCCATTATTCCCAAGAGACTTTTCGCCAATACCGGCCAATGATCCACCTATTGATGCTTTTATGACAAACACATTGTCAACCACTAGAGTAGCTTCTCATCCAGGAAGACATATGGTATATCGTGTAACTCCTTATTCTAAAGACTTAAAAAAAGGCGATGAGTTGTTTTCAAGACCTATATTCTTATCAGGACCTACTTATACAGACGGGCTTGATTGGCATTTGGAAGCTTCGCTCTTGGATAAAACTGATGAAAGTATTTTTAACATCGTTGATGATTATTATTATCTAAATGAGTGGGTAAATCTAAGGCCTTCTTTTAATAATTTATCGACGTATAAAGGTCAGCCTATATCTAACCGAAGACCTATACTAGCAAGTGTCCCAGAACCTGGAGATGAGTTTTATATCGGACCTGAAGTTCCGTTTCAAGGAGAAGGTTTATCTGAGGGAAGTGTATGGGGAAGGGCTTTGAAAAATGATAATATTACTGAAAAGGCGTTTATGAGATTTAATAACTTTTCAACAAGTAGTTCTGGATTCACGTTATATATGGTCGTCAGAAAAGTTAATGCTCCTCTTCCACCAGACGATAATGATTTTATATTAAAAGGTATAAGCACGAATGATAAATCATGGGAATTAGGGTGGACGGCAGACGCTGATTCAAAACTGGAATGGAGTGCAGAATTTAAGCCAGAAGATGAAGAGGATCCTGACGTAGAATACGACCCACCACAGAAAGCTACGATAGAGTTTGACTACGATAATTGGCATGTCATAGAGTTGAGAGTAGATAATGCTCCAGGCGAAACTAATATTGGTAACATAAGAATAAGGGCTCACAATTTAAATCATGATAATCTGAATCATAACATGGAAGCTTCGGGAGAATATTATGATATTGACTCAAACGAATTAGATATCTTATGGAATGGGATTGAATTAGCTGAAATACTGTTATATAACAATCCTTTATCTGAAGAAAACAGTGATACAGTATACCTTTATTTAAGAGAAAAGTATCGAGGATTATAA
- a CDS encoding DHH family phosphoesterase codes for MSRINLENFREELFGGKKFRLVTRSDFDGLVCAVLLKELNILGDIKFVHPKDVQDGLVELSKQDITTNLPYAEGVFLAFDHHFSETLRITNQPDNHIIDADAKSAARVVYDFFGGKEAYPHVSEEMMTAVDKADAALFDKEEVLNPEGWNLMNFIMDARTGLGRFRNFTISNYDLMMKLIDHCREYSVEEILQLSDVQERVKLYFEQQDLFKEMIKRCTKIEGNIIITDLKKEETIYAGNRFIVYAMYPECNISIQIMKGFRNQNTVMTVGKSIFNRTSKTNIGELLLRYGGGGHANAGTCQVAHEEAEKVLSEIIEEIRE; via the coding sequence GTGTCAAGGATAAACTTAGAAAACTTTCGTGAAGAACTATTCGGTGGTAAGAAATTTCGATTAGTAACTAGGAGTGATTTCGATGGATTGGTTTGTGCTGTTTTGTTAAAAGAACTGAATATTTTAGGAGATATTAAATTTGTTCATCCTAAAGATGTTCAAGATGGCTTGGTGGAACTAAGCAAGCAAGACATTACAACGAATCTTCCTTATGCTGAAGGGGTGTTTCTTGCTTTTGATCATCATTTTAGTGAAACCCTTCGAATCACCAATCAGCCGGATAATCATATTATTGACGCGGATGCTAAATCGGCTGCACGTGTGGTATACGACTTTTTTGGTGGCAAGGAAGCATATCCTCATGTATCGGAAGAAATGATGACTGCTGTTGACAAAGCCGATGCAGCTTTATTTGATAAAGAGGAAGTTTTAAATCCTGAAGGATGGAATCTTATGAATTTTATCATGGATGCCCGTACCGGATTAGGTCGTTTCAGAAACTTTACTATCTCTAATTATGACCTTATGATGAAGCTGATTGATCATTGTCGTGAGTACAGTGTGGAAGAAATTCTTCAATTATCAGATGTTCAGGAAAGAGTGAAACTTTATTTTGAGCAGCAGGATTTATTCAAAGAAATGATTAAACGATGCACTAAGATAGAGGGAAATATTATCATTACTGATTTGAAAAAAGAAGAAACTATTTATGCTGGAAATAGATTCATTGTTTATGCAATGTACCCGGAATGTAATATTTCTATTCAAATCATGAAAGGATTTCGGAATCAAAATACAGTTATGACAGTTGGAAAAAGTATTTTTAACCGAACCAGTAAAACGAATATAGGAGAATTGCTGTTACGCTATGGTGGTGGCGGTCATGCAAACGCAGGAACTTGTCAAGTGGCCCATGAAGAAGCTGAGAAAGTTCTTAGTGAAATTATTGAAGAGATTCGTGAATAG